ACCACCTACACCTATCCGGCGGCGGTGACCTCCTCCTACGGTCGCGCCACCCTGCTGCCACGCCCGGGCGGCGGGCAGCAGGTCCACAGCAGCGGGTTGCAGATCGAGCCCGAGCCCGACGTCGTGACCGAGCATCGCGATTTCGCCGGCAACCGCTCAGGGTTCTTCCACGTCACCACCGAGCACGAGGTGCTGCGCGTGGTCAGTCATGCGGTGATCACCACCGGCCGCCGTCGCACCGATGTCACCCGCCTGCCGCGCGCGGCCTGGGAGGAGGTGGCCCACCAGGTCCGCACCATCCGCAGCGGAGCGCCGGGCACCGCCCGGGACAACCCCGCGACGGCGGTCGCGATCGCGGACGCCAGGCTCCCCTCGCCGATGGTGGACACCGACGAGAGCGTCCGGCGGTACGCAGTCGGCTCCTTCACCCCGGGGCGGCCGCTGATCGAGGTGATCCTCGACCTCACCCACCGCATCAACACCGATTTCACCTACGCACCGGGCTCGACCTCGGTCACCTCCCGGCTGCACGAGGTGCTGGCCGGCCGCAAGGGCGTGTGCCAGGACTTCGCGCACCTATTGATCGGCTGCTTCCGGTCGATGGGGCTGGCAGCCCGCTATGTCTCCGGCTACATCGAGACACGCCCCCCGCCCGGGCAGCCGAAACTCAGGGGCGTGGACGCCTCGCACGCCTGGGCCGCCGTCTGGCTGCCCGGTGGCGGCTGGGTCCAGGTGGACCCCACCAACGACCAGGTGGTCGACAGCCGCTACGTGACCATCGGCTGGGGCCGCGACTACCGCGACGTCGCCCCGCTGCGCGGCATCGTCTTCACCGAGGGGTCGGGCTCACGGCTGGACGTGGGCGTGGACCTGTGGCCGCTGGCGGGCGGGGAGGTCGCCGACGCGGTGGCAGAGGTGGACCACCTCACCGCATCATGGAACGAGAGCACGATCACGCAGGAACGACGAGGGAGCGCACACTGATGGCGATCGCGACCAACACCCGGGTGGAGCGGGCCGAGCTGGAGGAGTTCCTGCGGCCGCGGCACCGCGCCATCGTGATGACACTGCGATCCGACGGCGGGCCCCAGCTCTCCCCGGTCTCGTGCGGACTGGACGAGCAGGGCCGTCTCGTGGTCTCGACCTACCCGGACCGGGCGAAGGCGAACAACGTCCGCGCCCGGGAGACGGTGGCCGCGTGCGTCCTCTCCGACGACTGGGACGGTCCGTGGGTGCAGGTCGAGGGCTCCGGGGAGATCATCGATCTGCCGGACTCGGTCGAACCGCTGGTGGACTACTACCGGGCGGTGGCGGGCGAGCACCCGGACTGGGAGGAGTACCGGGAGGCGATGGTGCGGCAGGGCAAGTCGCTGCTGCGGCTGACCATCACCCGGTGGGGGCCGATCGCCACCGGCGGCTTCCCGGCGCGCCTCGCCTGAGATCCTGGCGGGCCGACAAGCCCGCAGGTTCCCCGGGACCGCTCAGTCGCGGGCGGTCAGCACCACCGGGCCATCGGGGGTGATGGCCACAGTGTGCTCGGAGTGCGCTCCGCGGGAGCCGTCCGCCGAACGCAGCGTCCACCCGTCCGCATCGGTGTAGAGCTCGTCGGTGCCCATCATGAACCAGGGCTCGATCGCGATCACCAGACCGGGGCGCAGCGGCAGTCCACGCCCGGCGCGACCGGTGTTGGCGATGTGCGGCGGCCCGTGCATCTCCCGGCCCACACCGTGCCCGCCGAAGTCGGTGTTCACGGGGTACCCGTAACTCCGGGCGACCTCCCCGATTGCCGCCGAGATGTCGCCGATCCGGTGCTTGACGGTGGCCACCTCGATCGCTGCGTCGAGGGCCTCCTCGGTGGCCCTGATGATGCGCAGGTCCTCCTCGCGCGGTGTCCCCACGACGAAGCTGCGCGCCGAGTCGCTGACCCAGCCGTTGATGCTGACGGCGAAGTCCACGGTGACCAGGTCGCCGTCCTTGAGCCGGTAGTCGTTGGGCAGCCCGTGCAGGACGGCGTCGTTGACCGAGGTGCACAGCACCTTGCCGAAGGGGCTCGCGCCGAAGGACGGGTGGTAGTCGATGTAGCAGGACGTCGCCCCAGCCTCCCTGATCATCCGGTGCGCCAGGGCGTCCAGCTCGTTGAGCGAGACGCCGACGTCGGCCGCGTCCGCGAGCGCGTTCAGCACCCGGCCCACGAACGCACCGGCAGGACGCATCGCCTCGATCTCGGCGGGAGTCTTCAACTCGATCACCCGCCCACCCTAGCCGCCACCCGGCTTCGCGCCGGATCCGGTGTCCACACGCCTGTGCACGCACCCTGTGGACAACCTCCCATGGGGAGCACGCCCCGCCCCGTCGCGGGCTGTGGGTCTCGCGCGCACCCCAACACCGCGTGAACCCGCGGCC
Above is a window of Ruania suaedae DNA encoding:
- the map gene encoding type I methionyl aminopeptidase is translated as MIELKTPAEIEAMRPAGAFVGRVLNALADAADVGVSLNELDALAHRMIREAGATSCYIDYHPSFGASPFGKVLCTSVNDAVLHGLPNDYRLKDGDLVTVDFAVSINGWVSDSARSFVVGTPREEDLRIIRATEEALDAAIEVATVKHRIGDISAAIGEVARSYGYPVNTDFGGHGVGREMHGPPHIANTGRAGRGLPLRPGLVIAIEPWFMMGTDELYTDADGWTLRSADGSRGAHSEHTVAITPDGPVVLTARD
- a CDS encoding transglutaminase family protein; translation: MSRDAISGHDAEDGTPSEAIRHYRLTHETTYTYPAAVTSSYGRATLLPRPGGGQQVHSSGLQIEPEPDVVTEHRDFAGNRSGFFHVTTEHEVLRVVSHAVITTGRRRTDVTRLPRAAWEEVAHQVRTIRSGAPGTARDNPATAVAIADARLPSPMVDTDESVRRYAVGSFTPGRPLIEVILDLTHRINTDFTYAPGSTSVTSRLHEVLAGRKGVCQDFAHLLIGCFRSMGLAARYVSGYIETRPPPGQPKLRGVDASHAWAAVWLPGGGWVQVDPTNDQVVDSRYVTIGWGRDYRDVAPLRGIVFTEGSGSRLDVGVDLWPLAGGEVADAVAEVDHLTASWNESTITQERRGSAH
- a CDS encoding PPOX class F420-dependent oxidoreductase, producing MAIATNTRVERAELEEFLRPRHRAIVMTLRSDGGPQLSPVSCGLDEQGRLVVSTYPDRAKANNVRARETVAACVLSDDWDGPWVQVEGSGEIIDLPDSVEPLVDYYRAVAGEHPDWEEYREAMVRQGKSLLRLTITRWGPIATGGFPARLA